A single window of Arcobacter sp. F2176 DNA harbors:
- a CDS encoding LTA synthase family protein, producing MISVTIFIEIATFPFMAQYDSRPNYLFIEYLEYPKEVFSMLIADYKLPLLFAFAVIFLFSYVYLKKCKDSFIEIFDINFFKRALFFLPLAVILFMGIRSSFGHRPANNSDAMYSSNRILNEVTKNSMYSIGYAVYSMSKNSSKDIQKRYGKMNISEAISRVKKRLNIENTDSKYILSREEETHFKTQNTKNIVIFVQESLGYQFVSSVGGEKGITPNFNNLSKEGILFKELYSNGTRSVRGLAGLTSGIFSIPGKGVVKRNKSQRDFFTIASLLKPLGYHSSFIYGGESRFDNMKSWYLGNSFDEVIDEEKFISPEFIGTWGVSDGDVVKRANEEYKKLYAKKQKFVSVIFSTSNHTPFDFPDGKIELIKGEAKKSVKNAIKYADYAIGKFINTAKNEKYYKDTIFLIAADHNVRVYGDDIVPVDMFHIPGLILGKDLKPSVYDKLTTQPDLLATTLDLAGIKSIYPIMGHSIFSDKKVDLSLMQFNDRYALRHGNKVAIIRPNTKPLTFEYINKRLQKTEDDIQLQKDLLAFILVLNHVYENRLFR from the coding sequence ATGATTTCAGTAACTATTTTTATAGAGATTGCAACATTTCCTTTTATGGCTCAATATGATTCTAGACCAAACTATCTTTTTATTGAGTATTTAGAATATCCCAAAGAAGTATTCTCTATGCTTATTGCAGATTATAAGTTACCATTATTATTTGCATTTGCTGTAATTTTTCTTTTTTCTTATGTCTATTTGAAAAAATGCAAAGATAGCTTTATAGAAATCTTTGATATTAATTTTTTTAAAAGAGCTTTGTTTTTTCTTCCTTTAGCCGTAATTTTATTTATGGGTATTCGATCATCTTTTGGACATAGACCTGCAAATAATTCAGATGCAATGTATTCTTCAAATAGAATATTGAATGAAGTTACAAAAAATTCTATGTATAGCATCGGTTATGCTGTATATTCAATGAGTAAAAATAGTAGCAAAGATATTCAAAAAAGATATGGGAAAATGAATATCAGTGAAGCAATTAGTCGAGTAAAAAAAAGATTAAATATTGAAAATACAGACTCTAAATACATTCTTTCAAGAGAAGAAGAGACTCATTTTAAAACACAAAATACAAAAAATATAGTAATTTTTGTTCAAGAAAGTTTGGGATATCAGTTTGTTAGCTCTGTAGGTGGAGAAAAAGGTATTACTCCAAATTTTAATAACCTTTCAAAAGAAGGAATTCTTTTTAAAGAATTATATTCTAATGGTACAAGAAGTGTGAGAGGCTTGGCAGGGCTTACATCTGGAATTTTTTCCATTCCTGGAAAAGGAGTTGTAAAAAGAAATAAATCTCAAAGGGATTTTTTTACAATTGCATCACTACTTAAACCTTTAGGTTATCATTCTTCTTTTATATATGGAGGAGAAAGTAGATTTGACAATATGAAATCTTGGTATTTAGGTAATAGTTTTGATGAAGTGATTGACGAAGAAAAGTTTATAAGTCCAGAGTTTATAGGAACTTGGGGTGTTAGTGACGGTGATGTTGTTAAAAGAGCTAATGAAGAGTATAAAAAATTATATGCAAAAAAACAAAAATTTGTTTCAGTTATTTTTTCCACATCAAATCACACACCTTTTGATTTTCCCGATGGAAAAATAGAGTTAATAAAAGGTGAAGCAAAAAAGAGTGTTAAAAATGCTATCAAGTATGCAGATTATGCTATTGGTAAATTTATAAATACTGCAAAAAATGAAAAATATTACAAAGATACGATTTTCTTAATAGCTGCGGATCATAATGTAAGAGTTTATGGAGATGATATTGTTCCTGTGGATATGTTTCATATCCCAGGACTTATATTAGGAAAAGATTTGAAACCTTCTGTTTATGACAAATTAACAACACAACCTGATTTATTGGCAACAACTCTTGATTTAGCCGGAATAAAGAGTATATATCCGATTATGGGACATTCTATTTTTAGCGATAAAAAAGTTGATTTGTCGTTAATGCAATTCAATGATAGATATGCTTTAAGGCATGGAAATAAAGTTGCCATAATAAGACCTAATACAAAGCCTTTAACCTTTGAATATATAAATAAACGCCTTCAAAAAACAGAAGATGATATCCAACTTCAAAAAGATTTATTAGCTTTTATTCTTGTATTAAATCATGTTTATGAAAATCGTCTTTTCAGATAA
- a CDS encoding integrase: protein MAVNRKEFINKIDTGLYANAKYDKFYLNCKVNYKVKQKVFTYTNQVWDKKTRIKKAKIDTLEYIDKIKNDSQETNFNENIKLDTFIKQYFNTMEESSSYSGNRWKISIVNYYNKHIKDIIGNKKIKDIRQIHIKSIINNVKSLGLSARSQKTALEILNPVFKSAIVNRIISFNPCDGITVKRPNTKKKVQNASVLLKEIYNAIMTIFKDDIYFQALFLFALQGRRRSEILTLRWEYIDFDNMSYTLPNTKNGEEQTFILPESIALLLLAMETNKKHYVFESPTDSTSYIQNIQTQTRKLKKALNNPNFGIHYLRNVVVSAMAEQGVNATYLSGALGHSDLNTIKKYLSIPYKKGSEVANATIQLLTES from the coding sequence ATGGCAGTTAATAGAAAAGAGTTTATAAATAAGATAGATACAGGATTATATGCAAATGCGAAATATGATAAGTTTTATTTAAATTGTAAGGTTAACTACAAGGTTAAACAAAAAGTTTTTACATATACAAATCAGGTATGGGACAAAAAAACAAGAATCAAAAAAGCAAAGATTGATACACTTGAATACATTGATAAAATCAAAAATGATTCTCAAGAAACTAATTTTAATGAAAATATCAAACTAGATACTTTTATAAAACAATATTTTAACACTATGGAAGAGAGTAGCTCTTATAGTGGAAATAGATGGAAAATCTCTATTGTAAACTATTATAACAAACATATCAAAGATATAATCGGTAATAAAAAAATTAAGGACATAAGGCAAATACATATTAAGTCTATTATTAACAATGTTAAATCACTTGGACTAAGTGCTAGAAGTCAGAAAACTGCATTAGAGATATTAAATCCAGTATTTAAAAGTGCTATAGTTAATAGAATTATATCATTTAATCCATGTGATGGTATTACAGTAAAAAGACCAAATACAAAAAAGAAAGTTCAAAATGCATCTGTATTATTAAAAGAGATATACAATGCCATAATGACTATATTTAAAGATGACATATATTTTCAAGCTCTGTTTTTATTTGCATTACAAGGAAGACGAAGATCAGAAATATTGACACTTAGATGGGAATACATTGATTTTGATAACATGTCATATACTTTACCAAATACTAAAAATGGTGAAGAACAAACTTTTATTCTACCAGAATCGATCGCCCTACTCCTCTTAGCGATGGAAACAAATAAAAAACATTATGTTTTTGAATCTCCAACAGATTCAACATCTTATATTCAAAATATTCAAACTCAAACAAGAAAATTAAAAAAGGCATTAAATAATCCAAACTTTGGAATTCACTATTTGAGAAATGTAGTTGTATCAGCTATGGCAGAACAAGGAGTTAATGCAACTTATTTATCAGGAGCATTAGGGCATTCTGATTTAAATACTATTAAAAAGTATTTATCAATACCTTATAAAAAAGGTTCTGAAGTTGCTAATGCAACTATTCAGCTTTTAACGGAATCATAA